From the endosymbiont of Bathymodiolus septemdierum str. Myojin knoll genome, one window contains:
- the thiD gene encoding bifunctional hydroxymethylpyrimidine kinase/phosphomethylpyrimidine kinase, translating into MNESVLVLSGLDPCGGAGISADIETIHQFGLTALPIITTLTVQNTQSVTDIQAVDTVFIAKQFYHLQIDIDIQIVKIGLLSSVSQIYEIAKLLKDKALKIVLDPIVKSSTEDTLLKEQAIVILKEYLLPLVYILTPNSAELSALSAGNSEQEKVASLPCEWILVTTTDVSDSEIEHRLYQYGKLKKRYAYKKLLGDYHGSGCTLSSAIAALIAQDLSVISACQKALDYTYQTLLTAKNIGKMQKHPNRQKSL; encoded by the coding sequence TTGAATGAATCTGTTTTAGTTTTATCAGGGCTTGATCCTTGTGGTGGTGCAGGTATCAGTGCTGATATTGAAACCATTCATCAGTTTGGGTTAACTGCATTACCAATAATAACCACGCTGACAGTGCAAAATACGCAGTCGGTTACAGACATTCAAGCTGTTGATACGGTGTTCATTGCTAAGCAATTCTATCATCTTCAAATAGATATAGATATTCAAATAGTTAAGATTGGACTGCTTTCTTCTGTGTCGCAAATTTATGAAATCGCTAAACTATTAAAAGACAAAGCATTGAAAATCGTCTTGGATCCGATTGTCAAATCTAGCACTGAAGATACCTTGTTAAAAGAACAAGCGATAGTCATTTTAAAAGAATATTTATTACCTTTGGTGTATATTCTCACGCCCAATTCAGCAGAATTATCTGCGTTATCGGCGGGTAATAGCGAACAGGAAAAAGTGGCATCTCTGCCATGTGAATGGATATTAGTAACCACAACGGATGTGTCAGACAGTGAGATTGAACACCGCTTATACCAGTATGGTAAATTGAAGAAGCGTTACGCCTATAAAAAATTATTAGGTGATTATCACGGTTCAGGTTGCACTCTATCCAGTGCCATTGCTGCTTTGATTGCTCAAGATTTGTCGGTAATAAGCGCTTGCCAGAAAGCCTTGGACTACACCTATCAAACTTTGTTAACGGCAAAGAATATTGGTAAAATGCAGAAACATCCTAATAGACAAAAATCATTATGA
- the hisC gene encoding histidinol-phosphate transaminase codes for MSFIDNWLRVDIKDINAYHVPPSKDMVKLDAMESPFPLADDLIGQYLAYLADADLNRYPNPNALELQQTLRELMAIPEEFGVLLGNGSDELIQLLALACETGDTVLSVEPSFVMYDMISKFTRLNYQGVDLTEDFEIDLPAMLSAIETQQPKLIFIAYPNNPTGNSFDRVTIEKIITSTNAMVVLDEAYYAYADDSFLADIAKYPNLVLLRTVSKIGFAGLRLGLLIGAKDTVEQLDKLRLPYNINILTQVSANFLLSEREDIDANAKTILEERTKLSSTLTEISALKVYPSQANFILFKAPKANELFENLKQNGVLIKNLANAKKLNDCLRVTVGSSEQNQQFMRIVEEFYG; via the coding sequence ATGAGTTTTATTGACAATTGGCTCCGCGTAGACATTAAAGACATTAACGCATACCATGTCCCCCCATCGAAAGATATGGTTAAATTGGACGCAATGGAATCCCCATTCCCGTTGGCAGATGATTTAATCGGTCAATATTTAGCCTATTTAGCAGATGCAGATTTAAATCGCTATCCCAATCCAAATGCCCTAGAATTGCAGCAGACTTTACGAGAATTAATGGCAATTCCAGAAGAATTCGGCGTGCTATTAGGTAATGGCTCTGATGAGTTAATCCAATTATTAGCCTTGGCCTGTGAGACAGGAGACACGGTTTTGAGTGTTGAGCCGAGTTTTGTGATGTACGATATGATTTCAAAATTTACCCGCTTAAACTATCAGGGTGTGGATTTGACTGAGGATTTTGAGATTGATTTGCCCGCAATGCTATCGGCAATCGAAACCCAACAACCAAAACTGATTTTCATCGCCTATCCAAATAATCCAACTGGTAATTCTTTTGACAGAGTAACGATTGAAAAAATCATTACTTCAACCAATGCAATGGTGGTGCTAGATGAGGCATATTATGCCTATGCTGACGACAGTTTTTTAGCCGATATTGCAAAATATCCAAACCTAGTTTTACTGAGAACTGTGTCAAAAATCGGTTTTGCCGGTTTGCGTTTGGGCTTGTTAATAGGTGCAAAAGATACCGTCGAGCAATTAGACAAATTACGCCTACCTTACAATATTAATATACTAACTCAAGTGAGTGCTAATTTTTTATTGAGTGAGCGAGAAGACATTGATGCCAATGCAAAAACCATATTAGAAGAGCGCACCAAGTTATCTTCCACACTCACCGAGATTTCTGCCTTAAAAGTCTACCCATCGCAAGCAAATTTCATCCTATTTAAAGCCCCAAAAGCCAATGAATTATTCGAAAACCTCAAACAAAATGGCGTGCTAATTAAAAATCTAGCTAACGCCAAAAAACTTAACGATTGTTTGCGTGTTACCGTTGGCAGTAGTGAGCAAAACCAACAATTTATGCGTATTGTGGAGGAATTTTATGGTTAA
- a CDS encoding thiol:disulfide interchange protein DsbA/DsbL, giving the protein MKNFSLALLLIFSTLSFAESDFDEGIDYVVLEKPVKTVTGDKVEVRELFWYYCSHCYNLEPTLNAWVKNIPENAEFLRQPAMFSKRWLNGAKFYFVLKELNLLDKLHEPLFNAIHEQNKKFRSKQSFVDWVASFGVDKHKVENAFDSFSVSVKVNKSKINTAKYKISGVPTLVVNGKYLVDSTHAGSRVRMMKVIDHLIKIETKVE; this is encoded by the coding sequence ATGAAAAATTTTTCACTGGCTTTATTGTTAATATTCTCAACGCTATCATTTGCTGAATCTGATTTTGATGAAGGTATTGATTATGTGGTGCTAGAAAAACCTGTTAAAACTGTAACAGGAGACAAGGTAGAGGTGCGAGAGTTGTTTTGGTATTATTGTTCACATTGTTATAATTTAGAGCCTACACTTAACGCTTGGGTAAAGAACATACCTGAAAATGCAGAGTTTTTACGCCAGCCTGCGATGTTTTCTAAGCGTTGGTTAAATGGCGCTAAATTCTACTTTGTATTAAAAGAATTAAATTTACTTGATAAACTTCATGAGCCTCTTTTTAACGCCATTCACGAGCAAAACAAAAAATTTAGATCCAAACAAAGTTTTGTTGATTGGGTGGCAAGTTTTGGGGTTGATAAGCATAAAGTCGAAAATGCTTTTGACTCTTTCAGCGTGAGCGTCAAAGTCAATAAATCTAAAATTAATACCGCTAAATATAAAATCAGTGGCGTACCAACCTTGGTTGTTAATGGTAAATATTTGGTTGATTCTACCCATGCAGGGTCTCGCGTACGAATGATGAAAGTTATTGACCATCTTATTAAAATTGAAACCAAGGTTGAATGA
- the folK gene encoding 2-amino-4-hydroxy-6-hydroxymethyldihydropteridine diphosphokinase: MHKIHINIGSNENREHNILQAVEALRMNFFDIECSDVFESASAGFKGNDFYNVGVNATTDLSIVDVISVLHTIEDKQGRDRSQPKFSDRGVDLDLVLYDNVIDKVHNLPREDILRYNFVLAPLAQLNAKSIHPIENKTYGQLNATMAMLKSYNIETLME; the protein is encoded by the coding sequence ATGCATAAGATTCATATTAATATTGGTTCAAATGAAAATCGTGAGCATAATATTCTGCAAGCGGTAGAGGCTTTGCGAATGAACTTTTTTGATATTGAATGTTCAGATGTGTTTGAAAGTGCATCAGCGGGCTTTAAGGGTAATGATTTTTATAATGTGGGCGTGAATGCAACCACGGATTTGAGCATCGTAGATGTTATCAGCGTGCTGCATACGATTGAAGATAAACAGGGGCGTGATAGGTCACAACCAAAATTTTCTGATAGGGGTGTGGATTTGGATTTGGTATTGTATGATAATGTGATTGATAAAGTACACAACTTGCCAAGAGAGGATATTTTAAGATACAACTTCGTACTTGCACCATTGGCACAACTTAATGCAAAAAGCATACATCCAATTGAAAATAAAACTTATGGGCAATTAAATGCAACAATGGCAATGTTAAAATCGTATAATATTGAAACTTTAATGGAGTAA
- a CDS encoding Nif3-like dinuclear metal center hexameric protein: MVNNKTLSEYCHAYLNVDAFKDYSPNGLQVEGRSDIQTIISGVSANQDLIDRAIDEKTDALFVHHGFFWKGEDQRITGIKKNRIKALLDNNINLFGYHLPLDAHTEVGNNFQLAERFGIKNPTPIGDTLVWKGEVDTTLGALSKTIEQALSRKPLIFGNEDKPLKTIAWCSGGAQNYMDHAIDINADCFITGEVSEQNPAIAKENNIAFIAAGHHATERYGVQALCQHLSEKFNLKHQFIDIDNTV, from the coding sequence ATGGTTAACAACAAGACCCTATCTGAGTATTGTCATGCTTATTTAAATGTTGATGCTTTTAAAGATTATAGCCCAAACGGCTTACAGGTTGAAGGTAGGTCTGACATTCAAACCATTATTTCAGGTGTTAGTGCCAACCAAGATTTAATCGACCGTGCCATCGACGAAAAAACTGACGCACTTTTTGTCCATCATGGTTTTTTCTGGAAGGGCGAAGACCAACGCATCACTGGTATCAAAAAAAATCGCATCAAAGCCTTATTGGATAACAACATCAATTTATTTGGCTACCATTTGCCCCTTGATGCCCACACCGAAGTCGGTAATAATTTCCAACTTGCCGAACGCTTTGGTATCAAAAATCCCACACCCATTGGCGATACCTTGGTTTGGAAGGGGGAAGTTGATACAACACTGGGCGCACTTTCGAAAACTATTGAACAGGCGTTAAGTCGCAAGCCACTAATATTTGGCAATGAAGACAAACCTTTAAAAACGATTGCTTGGTGTAGTGGTGGTGCACAAAATTATATGGATCACGCCATCGATATTAACGCCGACTGTTTCATCACTGGCGAAGTCTCCGAACAAAACCCCGCCATTGCTAAAGAGAATAATATTGCTTTCATCGCTGCTGGACACCACGCCACTGAACGCTACGGTGTGCAAGCCCTTTGTCAGCATTTAAGCGAAAAATTCAATCTCAAACATCAGTTTATTGATATTGATAATACTGTTTGA